One part of the Quercus lobata isolate SW786 chromosome 7, ValleyOak3.0 Primary Assembly, whole genome shotgun sequence genome encodes these proteins:
- the LOC115953329 gene encoding calcium-binding protein CBP-like, producing the protein MSGYPHQPSGYGYGQPPPPNPYGSATPYGAPPSQQPQGYAAPYGAPPQQPHSHSPYAPVAAPYGSAPPSAPPYDPHKPPKENKPPKDYSSGSGYPPSAPGYGSPFASLVPSAFPPGTDPNVVACFKIADQDGSGLIDDKELQRALSSYDQSFSLRTVHLLMNHFTNSNAKKIGPKEFTSLFYSLQSWRDIFERFDRDRSGRIDLTELREALLSLGFAVSPVVLDLLVSKFDKTGGKSKAIEYDNFIECCLTVKGLTEKFKEKDRTYSGSATFNYEEFMLTVLPFIIA; encoded by the exons atGTCAGGCTATCCACACCAGCCCTCCGGCTACGGTTACGGCCAGCCACCGCCACCAAACCCCTACGGCTCTGCCACTCCCTACGGAGCACCGCCGTCCCAACAACCCCAAGGCTACGCCGCTCCCTACGGCGCTCCACCCCAACAACCCCACTCTCACTCCCCTTACGCTCCCGTCGCCGCCCCCTACGGCTCAGCTCCACCGTCCGCTCCTCCCTACGACCCTCACAAGCCTCCAAAGGAAAACAAGCCACCTAAAGACTACTCCTCCGGCTCCGGCTACCCTCCCTCTGCTCCTGGTTACGGCAGCCCGTTCGCGTCTCTGGTACCGTCGGCGTTTCCTCCCGGAACCGATCCGAACGTCGTCGCCTGCTTCAAGATCGCCGATCAGGACGGGAGTGGCTTGATCGACGACAAGGAGTTGCAACGCGCGCTGTCTTCGTACGATCAGAGCTTCAGCTTGAGGACCGTTCATCTTCTCATGAACCACTTCACCAATTCCAACGCCAAGAAAATCG GACCTAAGGAATTCACTTCACTATTTTACAGTCTACAGAGTTGGAGG GATATTTTTGAGAGATTCGATAGGGACAGGAGTGGCAGAATTGATTTAACTGAATTGCGAGAGGCACTTTTGAGTCTTGGATTTGCTGTCTCACCAGTGGTTTTGGATCTGCTTGTTTCTAAGTTTGACAAAACTGGAGGCAAAAGCAAGGCCATTGAATATGATAATTTCATTGA GTGCTGTCTAACAGTTAAG GGACTAACTGAGAAATTCAAGGAGAAGGACAGAACGTACTCAGGTTCAGCAACTTTCAATTATGAGGAGTTCATGCTGACTGTTCTGCCGTTTATTATTGCATAG
- the LOC115954034 gene encoding alpha carbonic anhydrase 4-like, with the protein MTSFHTNPSIIFLLLISLILSSHLYNVSADDDSEVEDESPFAYLEDTGNGPTKWGNIDPLWKACGNGKLQSPIDLLNRRVQVIRNYNNLKRNYKPAQAFVTNRGHDIMVSWKGDAGYIDINGTRYNLLQGHWHSPSEHTFNGSRYDLELHIVHTNPITNKIAAIGIVYKYGRPDPLLTELFHHINSAEKKEKPLGIIDPGLIRFGSRKYYRYIGSLTVPPCTEGVTWTILKKVRTVSREQVRELREAVHDGFESNARPIQNSKRPVQFYIPKESEASS; encoded by the exons aTGACCTCCTTCCACACCAACCCCAGTATCATTTTTCTCTTACtcatttctctcattctctcatcCCACCTCTACAATGTCTCTGCAGATGATGACTCTGAAGTGG AGGATGAATCTCCATTTGCTTACCTTGAAGACACTGGTAATGGTCCAACGAAATGGGGCAACATAGATCCACTTTGGAAAGCTTGTGGTAATGGAAAATTGCAATCTCCTATTGATCTTCTGAACAGAAGGGTGCAAGTTATTCGTAACTACAACAATTTGAAAAGGAATTACAAACCAGCTCAGGCTTTTGTGACGAACAGAGGACATGACATTATG GTAAGCTGGAAGGGGGATGCTGGATATATTGACATAAATGGGACTCGTTACAATCTGTTACAGGGTCATTGGCATTCACCATCTGAGCACACATTCAATGGATCAAG GTATGACTTGGAGCTCCATATAGTTCATACAAACCCCATTACTAACAAGATAGCTGCTATTGGAATTGTTTACAAATATGGCCGCCCTGATCCCTTGCTTACAGAG cTGTTCCACCACATAAATTCAgctgagaaaaaagagaaacctTTGGGGATCATTGACCCAGGATTGATTAGGTTTGGGAGCAGAAAGTACTACAGATACATTGGTTCTCTTACAGTTCCTCCCTGCACTGAGGGTGTCACTTGGACAATACTCAAGAAG GTGAGGACAGTTTCAAGGGAGCAAGTGAGAGAATTAAGGGAAGCTGTTCATGAT GGATTTGAGTCAAATGCAAGGCCAATTCAGAATTCAAAAAGACCAGTTCAGTTTTACATACCAAAAGAAAGTGAAGCTTCTTCTTAG